The sequence below is a genomic window from Streptomyces sp. V1I1.
ATTACCGATCCCGAGATGTCAGCGCCTTGGGCCGAGGAAGTGCCCGAGGATGCGGCTCGTCGGCCGTCGCCCTCGAGGCTGTCGGTCGCCGATGTGCTGACTCTGGGCAACGCGGTCTGCGGCTTCTCCTCCATCTACTTCATCACGACGTCCGTCCTGGTTCCCTACCTCACGGACGGCCGGGGCGAGGGCACTGTGCGCCAGGGTGCCGCCGCCGCGGTCATGCTCATCCTGATGGCCTCGCTCTTCGACTTGTGCGACGGGCTGGTCGCCCGCAGGTTCCGCAGCTCAGGAATGGGCGCGGAGCTCGACAACCTCTCGGACCTGATCAGCTTCGGTCTTGCGCCCGCTTATTTCGTGGTGGTGTGGGGCCTGGTTAGCGACGACTCGCATCTGGGCATGGTCGTCGCAGCCGCCGTCGCCGTGCTCCTGGGCGGCCTGCTGCGTCTCGCGCGCTTCTCCGTCACGGAGATGCAGGACGGCATGTTCCAGGGCATGCCGATCCCGTTCGCCGCGCTCACTGTGGTCTCCGTCGTCCTGCTCGAACTGCCCTTCGTGGTCACCCTGATCGCGGTGCTCGGCGTCGCCTGGCTCATGGTCAGCCGGGTCGAGTACCCCAAGCCCACGGGCAAGCTGGCGTTCGCCACGATCGGGTGGGCAGCGATCAACATTGGTTGCCTGGTCGCGTGGGCCGCCGATGCTCCCGGGGCCGAGATCCT
It includes:
- the pssA gene encoding CDP-diacylglycerol--serine O-phosphatidyltransferase, translating into MSAPWAEEVPEDAARRPSPSRLSVADVLTLGNAVCGFSSIYFITTSVLVPYLTDGRGEGTVRQGAAAAVMLILMASLFDLCDGLVARRFRSSGMGAELDNLSDLISFGLAPAYFVVVWGLVSDDSHLGMVVAAAVAVLLGGLLRLARFSVTEMQDGMFQGMPIPFAALTVVSVVLLELPFVVTLIAVLGVAWLMVSRVEYPKPTGKLAFATIGWAAINIGCLVAWAADAPGAEILLVTGCTLQLTLAAVLPLFATVRRIGVARNMRSAHSAGAA